The genomic interval TATGTTTCTTATTTCTCTAAGTAAAATGAAATGTcctttttaaatagattttggTAATGCGCAATTagcaattttaacttttttggtccattaaaataaatttattgtttgtaGTCTTCATCAATAATTAcccacaaaaacaaaaaacaaaattgtgtaataaattaaacatataattgTTTGTGTTCCATAGTTTGAGTTGTTAATGCAAAGTCAATTCTTTACACGAGAGAATCAACACATGGTATACAGGGCAAGAACATGCATTATATAGTTTTGGTTGAACTATGGGAGCCAACTATATAATCATCAGTATCTGAATTGGATTCAAAATCTTCATCACCATGCAACTCAAAAGGTCTCATCCTGTTTGTATTGGCTTCCAATGGAGGAAGTCCATCATCATCACTTGTGTCATCCTCATTCTCTTGTTGGGCGGTGGTTCTTTCATTTAAATCGTCTTTAAAAATTTCAGGCCTATGCATAAACCATGATTAAAAATATGAGTATTTGATATCTTGTGGATACAATTAGATGCTATCATGCAACCATATAACATCCAAGTTTGATATAGAGGATATGAAcaaaagtatgaaaaataaaacCATGTAAATCAAAGTTGATAATAAGAGCATACCATTCTGTAGATTTCTGTAACGCTCGGACTTGTTCATAGAAAAGAACTTTACAAACGAGACATGCAACCTTGCTTCCTGATTCAAGAGCCTCTATCTTTCCACTTTCATCAACCACAACAAAGCTCCCTGAAGATTGAGAAAACAGTTCGGGTGGTTTATCAATGAAGTAAAGGCATACTGAGAaagaaaatagttttcaaaaccAATACATGGGATTTCAAACAAATTCTTTGGCTGGTAAGCTGGAGTTACATGAAATGGAGATCTATAGTGAACTCACGGAGAACCCAAACAATATTTCAAGTTTGATGTCAATGGATTGTTTGACAAAATGAATTCAAGGAGTGGAGTTCACTCAGCTTTTAATTaacacaattgaaaaaaaatcataattagcTCATAATTACCCAAATTCTTGAATCATAGAGGTTTGAGTAGGAAT from Cicer arietinum cultivar CDC Frontier isolate Library 1 chromosome 5, Cicar.CDCFrontier_v2.0, whole genome shotgun sequence carries:
- the LOC101504078 gene encoding uncharacterized protein, translated to MGGGRKNLKRASEEKHVTLQDGQSIMQVVSLRGSNLIEVMDARGEKSLALFPAKFQKSMWIKRGSFVVVDESGKIEALESGSKVACLVCKVLFYEQVRALQKSTEWPEIFKDDLNERTTAQQENEDDTSDDDGLPPLEANTNRMRPFELHGDEDFESNSDTDDYIVGSHSSTKTI